A single Vulpes vulpes isolate BD-2025 chromosome 16, VulVul3, whole genome shotgun sequence DNA region contains:
- the LOC112922521 gene encoding tubulin alpha-1B chain — MRECISVHVGQAGVQIGNACWELYCLEHGIQPDGQMPSDKTIGGGDDSFNTFFSETGAGKHVPRAVFVDLEPTVIDEVRTGTYRQLFHPEQLITGKEDAANNYARGHYTIGKELIDLVLDRIRKLADQCTGLQGFLIFHSFGGGTGSGFTSLLMERLSVDYGKKSKLEFSIYPAPQVSTAVVEPYNSILTTHTTLEHSDCAFMVDNEAIYDICRRNLDIERPTYTNLNRLISQIVSSITASLRFDGALNVDLTEFQTNLVPYPRIHFPLATYAPVISAEKAYHEQLSVAEITNACFEPANQMVKCDPRHGKYMACCLLYRGDVVPKDVNAAIAAIKTKRSIQFVDWCPTGFKVGINYQPPTVVPGGDLAKVQRAVCMLSNTTAIAEAWARLDHKFDLMYAKRAFVHWYVGEGMEEGEFSEAREDMAALEKDYEEVGMDSVEGEGEEEGDEY; from the exons ATG CGTGAGTGCATTTCAGTCCATGTGGGGCAGGCCGGTGTGCAAATTGGCAATGCCTGCTGGGAGCTCTACTGTCTGGAACATGGGATCCAACCCGATGGACAGATGCCCAGTGACAAGACCATCGGTGGAGGGGACGACTCCTTCAACACCTTCTTTAGTGAAACTGGGGCTGGGAAACATGTGCCCCGGGCGGTGTTTGTGGATCTGGAGCCCACTGTGATTG ATGAGGTTCGGACAGGCACGTACCGCCAGCTCTTCCACCCAGAGCAGCTCATCACTGGCAAGGAAGATGCTGCCAATAACTACGCCCGAGGTCACTACACCATTGGAAAGGAGCTCATCGACCTCGTACTGGACCGAATTCGGAAGCTG GCTGACCAGTGCACGGGACTCCAAGGGTTCCTCATCTTCCACAGCTTCGGAGGGGGCACCGGCTCGGGCTTCACCTCACTCCTGATGGAGCGGCTCTCGGTTGACTACGGCAAGAAGTCCAAGCTGGAGTTCTCCATCTACCCCGCCCCCCAGGTGTCCACAGCCGTGGTGGAGCCCTACAACTCCATCCTGACCACCCACACCACCCTGGAGCACTCGGACTGTGCCTTCATGGTGGACAACGAGGCCATCTACGACATCTGCCGCCGCAACCTGGACATCGAGCGCCCCACCTACACCAACCTCAACCGGCTCATCAGCCAAATCGTCTCCTCCATCACGGCTTCCCTGCGCTTCGACGGGGCCCTCAACGTGGACCTGACGGAGTTCCAGACCAACCTGGTGCCCTACCCTCGCATCCACTTCCCGCTGGCCACGTACGCGCCGGTCATCTCCGCCGAGAAGGCCTACCACGAGCAGCTGTCGGTGGCGGAGATCACCAACGCCTGCTTCGAGCCCGCCAACCAGATGGTGAAGTGCGATCCCCGCCACGGCAAGTACATGGCCTGCTGCCTGCTGTACCGGGGCGACGTGGTGCCCAAGGACGTCAACGCCGCCATCGCCGCCATCAAGACCAAGCGCAGTATTCAGTTTGTGGACTGGTGCCCCACGGGCTTCAAGGTGGGGATCAACTACCAGCCACCCACCGTGGTGCCCGGGGGCGACCTGGCCAAGGTGCAGCGCGCCGTGTGCATGCTGAGCAACACGACCGCCATCGCCGAGGCCTGGGCCCGCCTGGACCACAAGTTCGACCTGATGTACGCCAAGAGGGCCTTTGTGCACTGGTACGTGGGCGAGGGCATGGAGGAGGGGGAGTTCTCTGAGGCCCGGGAGGATATGGCTGCCCTGGAGAAGGATTACGAGGAGGTGGGCATGGATAgcgtggagggggagggagaagaggagggagatgaATACTAG
- the LOC140595973 gene encoding uncharacterized protein yields MFCYVNESQHAFGYLPATLSVWNHYLLFTDEYAKDSRRSGHPSKVAGQSGCESRSRGLRPELRRLWQRGSGAAGQRGSGAAGRWRGRGRGRGLANSDGADDGAGDPRAGGEPRQMPGVGPRGRAAGLGALGHSGLGTLGLGLCSSRSAAAHRHWRRPAVPAEDQQAAGRGEGLSGAWPEPPGRQGGEGGTGEGPLQPPRKDSLCSTRPKSEHLGRGRPHDSGEGERRPGTAPCVPAVEIRSPAHRLETWSEGLRPGSLRAAPVRQVRDRDPAGGGAQPGPTLGAAHPGRGLRAARARPPPIRAVRHCS; encoded by the exons atgttttgttatgttaatgag agTCAGCACGCGTTTGGATACCTCCCGGCAACGCTTTCAGTGTGGAATCATTATCTCCTTTTCACCGATGAATATGCCAAGGACTCAAGGAGGTCAGGTCACCCGTCCAAGGTCGCAGGGCAGTCGGGATGCGAATCCCGGTCCCGAGGGCTCCGTCCAGAGCTCCGGCGGCTCTGGCAGCGGGGCAGCGGGGCAGCGGGGCAGCGGGGCAGCGGGGCGGCGGGccggtggcgggggcgggggcgagggcgagggcTCGCTAATAGTGACGGCGCTGATGACGGGGCCGGTGACCCGCGGGCCGGCGGCGAGCCGCGCCAGATGCCTGGGGTCGGCCCTCGCGGACGCGCTGCGGGGCTCGGCGCCCTCGGGCACTCAGGGCTCGGCACCCTGGGGCTCGGGCTGTGCAGCTCCCGGTCCGCGGCCGCCCACAGGCATTGGCGAAGGCCAGCCGTCCCCGCCGAGGACCAGCAGGCCGCGGGCCGCGGCGAGGGGCTCTCCGGGGCCTGGCCGGAGCCTCCAGGCAGGcaaggcggggaggggggcacggGCGAAGGCCCGCTGCAGCCACCTCGCAAGGACAGCCTCTGCAGCACCCGGCCTAAGTCGGAACACCTGGGCCGCGGGCGCCCCCATGACTCAGGTGAGGGCGAGAGGCGCCCCGGCACGGCGCCCTGCGTCCCCGCGGTGGAGATCCGGAGCCCAGCGCACCGGCTCGAGACCTGGAGCGAAGGGCTAAGGCCCGGGTCGCTGCGCGCAGCCCCAGTCAGACAGGTGAGAGACCGGGACccggcagggggaggggcccagcccggccccaccCTCGGGGCCGCCCacccggggcggggcctccgggccGCGCGGGCCCGCCCCCCGCCTATAAGAGCGGTGCGGCACTGCAGCTAG
- the LOC112922524 gene encoding tubulin alpha-4A chain, with amino-acid sequence MRECISVHVGQAGVQMGNACWELYCLEHGIQPDGQMPSDKTIGGGDDSFTTFFCETGAGKHVPRAVFVDLEPTVIDEIRNGPYRQLFHPEQLITGKEDAANNYARGHYTIGKEIIDPVLDRIRKLSDQCTGLQGFLVFHSFGGGTGSGFTSLLMERLSVDYGKKSKLEFSIYPAPQVSTAVVEPYNSILTTHTTLEHSDCAFMVDNEAIYDICRRNLDIERPTYTNLNRLISQIVSSITASLRFDGALNVDLTEFQTNLVPYPRIHFPLATYAPVISAEKAYHEQLSVAEITNACFEPANQMVKCDPRHGKYMACCLLYRGDVVPKDVNAAIAAIKTKRSIQFVDWCPTGFKVGINYQPPTVVPGGDLAKVQRAVCMLSNTTAIAEAWARLDHKFDLMYAKRAFVHWYVGEGMEEGEFSEAREDMAALEKDYEEVGIDSYEDEDEGEE; translated from the exons ATG CGCGAATGCATCTCAGTCCACGTGGGGCAGGCAGGTGTCCAGATGGGCAATGCCTGCTGGGAGCTCTACTGTCTGGAACATGGGATCCAGCCTGATGGGCAGATGCCCAGTGACAAGACCATCGGTGGAGGGGACGACTCCTTTACCACCTTCTTCTGTGAAACCGGCGCTGGAAAGCATGTGCCCCGGGCAGTGTTTGTGGATCTGGAGCCCACTGTGATTG ATGAGATCCGAAATGGCCCCTACCGGCAGCTCTTCCACCCAGAGCAGCTCATCACTGGGAAGGAGGATGCTGCTAACAACTACGCCCGTGGTCACTATACCATTGGCAAGGAGATCATTGACCCGGTACTGGACCGGATCCGCAAGCTG TCTGACCAGTGCACGGGACTTCAGGGCTTCCTGGTGTTCCACAGCTTCGGAGGGGGCACCGGCTCGGGCTTCACCTCACTCCTGATGGAGCGGCTCTCGGTTGACTACGGCAAGAAGTCCAAGCTGGAGTTCTCCATCTACCCCGCCCCCCAGGTGTCCACAGCCGTGGTGGAGCCCTACAACTCCATCCTGACCACCCACACCACCCTGGAGCACTCGGACTGTGCCTTCATGGTGGACAACGAGGCCATCTACGACATCTGCCGCCGCAACCTGGACATCGAGCGCCCCACCTACACCAACCTCAACCGGCTCATCAGCCAAATCGTCTCCTCCATCACGGCTTCCCTGCGCTTCGACGGGGCCCTCAACGTGGACCTGACGGAGTTCCAGACCAACCTGGTGCCCTACCCTCGCATCCACTTCCCGCTGGCCACGTACGCGCCGGTCATCTCCGCCGAGAAGGCCTACCACGAGCAGCTGTCGGTGGCGGAGATCACCAACGCCTGCTTCGAGCCCGCCAACCAGATGGTGAAGTGCGATCCCCGCCACGGCAAGTACATGGCCTGCTGCCTGCTGTACCGGGGCGACGTGGTGCCCAAGGACGTCAACGCCGCCATCGCCGCCATCAAGACCAAGCGCAGTATTCAGTTTGTGGACTGGTGCCCCACGGGCTTCAAGGTGGGGATCAACTACCAGCCACCCACCGTGGTGCCCGGGGGCGACCTGGCCAAGGTGCAGCGCGCCGTGTGCATGCTGAGCAACACGACCGCCATCGCCGAGGCCTGGGCCCGCCTGGACCACAAGTTCGACCTGATGTACGCCAAGAGGGCCTTTGTGCACTGGTACGTGGGCGAGGGCATGGAGGAGGGGGAGTTCTCTGAGGCCCGGGAGGATATGGCTGCCCTGGAGAAGGATTACGAGGAGGTGGGCATCGACTCCTATGAGGACgaggatgagggagaagaatAG
- the STK16 gene encoding serine/threonine-protein kinase 16, translated as MGHALCVCSRGTVLIDNKRYLFIQKLGEGGFSYVDLVEGLHDGHFYALKRILCHEQQDREEAQREADMHRLFHHPNILRLVAYCLRERGTKHEAWLLLPFFKRGTLWNEIERLKDKGNFLTEDQILQLLLGICRGLEAIHARGYAHRDLKPTNILLGDEGQPVLMDLGSMNQACIHVEGSRQALALQDWAAQRCTISYRAPELFSVQSHCVIDERTDVWSLGCVLYAMMFGEGPYDMVFQKGDSVALAVQNQLSIPQSSRHSSALRQLLASMMTIDPQERPPISLLLSQLEALQPPASDQHTTQI; from the exons TGGGTTCAGCTATGTGGACCTAGTGGAGGGGTTACATGATGGACACTTCTACGCCCTGAAGCGGATCCTGTGTCACGAGCAGCAGGATCGGGAGGAAGCCCAACGAGAAGCAGACATGCATCGCCTCTTCCATCACCCCAACATCCTCCGCCTTGTGGCTTATTGTCTGAGGGAGCGGGGCACTAAACATGAGGCCTGGCTGCTGCTACCCTTCTTCAAG AGGGGTACGCTGTGGAACGAGATAGAAAGGCTGAAGGACAAAGGCAACTTCTTGACTGAAGATCAAATCCTTCAGCTGCTGCTGGGTATCTGCAGAGGCCTTGAGGCCATTCATGCCAGAGGTTATGCCCACAG GGACCTGAAGCCCACCAATATCTTGCTTGGAGATGAGGGGCAGCCAGTTTTAATGGACTTGGGTTCCATGAATCAAGCTTGCATCCATGTGGAAGGCTCCCGCCAGGCTCTGGCCCTGCAG GACTGGGCAGCCCAGCGATGCACCATCTCCTACCGCGCCCCAGAGCTCTTCTCCGTGCAGAGCCACTGTGTCATTGATGAGCGGACTGATGTCTGG TCCCTAGGCTGCGTGCTGTACGCCATGATGTTTGGGGAAGGCCCATATGACATGGTGTTCCAGAAGGGTGACAGTGTGGCCCTCGCTGTGCAGAACCAACTCAGCATCCCGCAGAGCTCCAG GCATTCTTCAGCCTTGCGGCAGCTGCTGGCCTCAATGATGACTATAGACCCCCAGGAGCGCcctcccatctctctcctcctcagtCAGTTGGAGGCACTGCAACCCCCAGCTTCAGACCAACACACCACCCAAATCTAA